The Pseudomonas parafulva genome window below encodes:
- a CDS encoding DUF3320 domain-containing protein has product MDDIVQPLAAQEEIPPKEVKIQATLVAKLNLADFQNAVPVIRELRIANETEDRFDNATLTLISEPEVFKAKIWRIDEIAADSFRTIPGLDLVLDGPLLSRLTEAELSTFTFVLEADAKEAESGRKEFARLEQVVDLLPRNQWGGLRHIPDMTAAFVQPNDPAVERLLKQTAELLRQSELPSSLDGYEGGAKRAWQLASAVWSAVARMKLDYALPPASFEQLGQKVRSPSQIADTGLATCMDLTLLFCAALEQIGLNPVIVFTRGHAFAGLWMKPEEFTTVLVDDVTAVRKRVKLRELVLFETTLSTQTLVPAFSYAVERGEKQITEDADSEFEMLLDIRRARLQRIKPLASAEAQIARIADEVSDDSPALLVEDGAGIPDEIHAVVVEDLWKIDPADRLGRWQRKLLDLSLRNNLLNFKMGKRALKLESPDPGALEDILASGQSLRLLTRPDLMDGADPRERALYEQREQEDVRRRHAEDALKRREVFVALTSHEMDVRLIELYRGARTALQEGGSNTLFLAIGFLSWTREDRAGQKYRAPLVLVPVTLERKSARSGFTMVLHDDEPRFNPTLIEMLRQDFELGLGSLEHELPRDDSGLDIAGIWNKVGHAIKDIPGWEVSEDVVLSMFSFAKYLMWKDLAENAEHLRQSPVVQHLLDTPRDSFVSDTPFPDAQSLDRDYGPTDVFCPLPSDSSQLAAVMAAAKGKDFVLIGPPGTGKSQTISNMIAQSIAQGRRVLFVSEKIAALDVVYRRLREIGLGEFCLELHSSKARKTDVLAQLQSAWEAKGQVDSDAWEVEAQRLATLRDSLNVYVERLHRRHRNGYTIYDAIGTVTSGGDEAVAPVGWASPDTHDQKAMSELRELGDRLEVNAQAVGYSQLAGNALSAVGQAEWSPHWQQQFVQAARDVLPAVLNVQRAADRFVELAGLPVTEYAPSALEGLSVLSQALPAAAGQDWRFALRPDARSISQRLSDGCAWVEQHRELNAKLSPLWTSRVIADAKQGIELLQQRRITSVELSPAWPENITGVLAQAVAQLGQIAELKQQLSATYDEMIESLDIDLLLREWKEAEESFWPKSWFGKRRIAGLLAPTQTAAGEADHGRDLAIWAEIRAVRRAIDELEPGHECVAVWQGSKSVAAQLSASIKLQEAIRLQQADSDWIDDGFQLVEQGQLGNALREELQRLRELTRLDRDMADLSDLGSSTQQLWCGKDTNIDLLTAALRFQVERRDIDERGRLVDDHPEVQEGRCGQWLKGDFDLLRQRAAVERDLSDLADLRELVPVWSDLKTKLDVARQAVVFQGQIATAIAKLALNPEQIAAYKAPLQTLLGDGNALLEPEGAIALAGVALREKLEVLQERSSHLTSTGHFTEAGADETAHLSLNDLKKNCEIVVSSEARLKAWCAWRKVRDEAFAVGLAPIVQAIESGAITSGKVRRVFEVNYARWWLNTTVDNEEIIRKFVSAEHEQRIRDFRALDDKFTDLTKDWLRARLCADLPSQESVSRSSEWGLLRHEMSKKTKHIPLRELMTRAPEALTKLTPCLLMSPLSIAQYLPPASTPFDLVIFDEASQIPVWDAIGAMARGKQVVMVGDPKQLPPTSFFDRAESTADDEDVEADLESILDECISANLPMRNLNWHYRSRHESLIAFSNQRYYGSKLVTFPSPFTSDKAVRLCPVAGVYDKGGSRTNLIEARALVADLVARLQSPAFRESRRTVGVVTFNGEQQKLIMDMLDEACRKDPSLDSYFAESELEPVFVKNLESVQGDERDIIYFSTTYGKDAAGVMSMNFGPMNRPGGERRLNVAITRARQELVLFSTLRPEYIDLARTQAVGVRDLKHFLEFAERGPRALAEANFGSVGGFDSPFEEAVAAALAKKGWQIHTQIGVSSFRVDLGVVHPDASGRFLAGVECDGATYHRSATARDRDKLREFVLRGLGWEIVRIWSTDWWVDAVGTAERVHQQLIELLAESRAKQAVIDAAHEAERLKADAVMAEVIEVVEQFSAIASPSVVEANDPSGALPELKYARAATAQTVEEAVTPYVLVEHLVYKEADPAKAVEVVDADRFFDASYTDTLELMIAYVVAEEGPVLDTALARRIARAHGWIRTGSRIRDRVDQIARARFRSHEEEQIGTFYWPAHLASDAEVIFRRPSDDDATRTVTEICLPELAALGNEMLERGHVGEGLIYAVAKEAGVNKLAHAGRQRIEKALGRIVE; this is encoded by the coding sequence ATGGACGACATCGTTCAGCCCCTCGCTGCTCAAGAAGAAATTCCGCCTAAAGAAGTCAAGATCCAGGCCACCTTGGTCGCGAAGCTGAACCTTGCAGACTTCCAGAACGCCGTTCCTGTTATTCGCGAGCTCCGTATCGCGAACGAAACTGAAGACCGCTTCGATAATGCGACTCTGACGCTGATCTCAGAGCCTGAGGTGTTCAAGGCCAAGATCTGGCGGATAGACGAGATTGCGGCAGATAGCTTCCGGACCATTCCTGGGCTCGATCTAGTTCTGGACGGCCCGCTGCTTAGCCGTCTGACCGAGGCAGAACTGTCTACGTTTACATTTGTCCTTGAGGCTGATGCCAAAGAAGCCGAGAGCGGCAGAAAGGAGTTCGCCCGTCTTGAGCAAGTCGTAGACCTTCTGCCCCGAAATCAGTGGGGTGGTTTGCGGCATATTCCTGACATGACAGCTGCCTTCGTCCAGCCGAATGATCCGGCAGTTGAACGCCTTTTGAAACAGACGGCTGAGCTGCTTCGGCAAAGTGAACTGCCCTCATCGTTAGATGGATATGAGGGTGGCGCGAAGCGAGCTTGGCAGCTGGCGTCTGCGGTCTGGAGTGCAGTTGCACGAATGAAGCTCGACTATGCATTGCCGCCGGCAAGTTTTGAACAGTTAGGTCAAAAGGTCCGAAGCCCAAGCCAGATTGCCGATACTGGCTTGGCCACCTGCATGGATCTTACCTTACTGTTCTGCGCTGCCTTGGAGCAAATCGGGCTCAACCCGGTCATCGTGTTCACTCGCGGTCACGCCTTCGCGGGGCTTTGGATGAAGCCTGAGGAATTCACTACCGTCCTTGTCGATGATGTAACGGCGGTGCGCAAGCGTGTGAAGCTGCGGGAGTTGGTTCTGTTTGAAACGACGCTCAGTACCCAGACCCTTGTCCCTGCCTTCTCCTATGCAGTCGAGAGAGGTGAAAAGCAGATCACCGAAGACGCGGATAGCGAATTTGAAATGCTGCTCGACATCCGGCGAGCTCGATTGCAGCGGATCAAGCCGCTCGCAAGTGCAGAAGCTCAGATCGCTCGGATTGCCGATGAGGTGTCGGACGATTCCCCAGCCCTCCTGGTTGAGGATGGGGCGGGCATCCCAGATGAAATCCACGCGGTGGTAGTCGAAGACCTTTGGAAGATTGACCCCGCGGATCGGCTTGGCCGGTGGCAGCGTAAGCTCTTGGATCTCTCGCTTCGAAATAACCTATTGAACTTCAAAATGGGCAAGCGAGCGCTGAAGCTTGAGTCACCCGACCCGGGTGCGCTCGAGGATATTTTGGCAAGCGGGCAGTCGCTGAGGCTGCTGACACGACCTGATCTTATGGACGGTGCCGATCCCCGCGAGCGCGCCTTGTATGAACAGCGTGAGCAAGAGGATGTTCGTCGACGCCATGCCGAGGACGCACTTAAGCGAAGAGAGGTGTTCGTCGCGCTGACGTCGCATGAGATGGACGTTCGACTCATTGAACTCTATCGAGGTGCTCGCACAGCCCTCCAGGAGGGTGGTTCCAACACGCTGTTCTTGGCCATTGGCTTCTTGAGTTGGACACGTGAGGACAGGGCAGGGCAAAAGTATAGAGCTCCCCTTGTGCTGGTTCCGGTCACGCTTGAGCGCAAGAGCGCTCGCTCAGGTTTCACCATGGTGCTCCACGATGACGAGCCACGCTTCAACCCAACCCTGATCGAAATGCTTCGGCAGGATTTCGAGCTGGGCTTGGGCTCGTTGGAGCATGAGCTTCCTCGAGACGATTCTGGTCTGGATATAGCCGGCATTTGGAACAAGGTCGGCCATGCCATTAAAGACATCCCAGGTTGGGAGGTGAGCGAAGACGTTGTGCTGTCGATGTTCTCGTTTGCCAAATATCTCATGTGGAAGGATCTGGCCGAGAACGCTGAGCACCTACGACAGAGCCCAGTGGTTCAGCACCTCCTTGATACCCCTCGTGATTCGTTCGTTTCGGATACACCGTTCCCAGATGCGCAATCGCTGGATCGTGATTACGGGCCGACCGATGTTTTTTGTCCGCTGCCGTCTGACTCATCCCAACTGGCTGCAGTGATGGCTGCGGCCAAAGGCAAAGACTTTGTACTCATCGGCCCACCAGGTACCGGCAAGAGTCAGACCATCTCCAACATGATCGCTCAGTCGATTGCCCAGGGCCGTCGCGTGCTGTTTGTTTCGGAAAAGATTGCCGCGCTGGATGTGGTGTATCGGCGTCTCCGTGAGATTGGTCTGGGTGAGTTCTGCCTGGAGCTCCACTCGAGCAAGGCTCGTAAAACTGATGTGCTGGCCCAGCTGCAGTCCGCTTGGGAAGCGAAAGGGCAGGTCGATTCAGATGCATGGGAGGTTGAGGCTCAGCGTCTCGCAACGCTGCGCGACAGCCTGAACGTTTACGTCGAGCGACTACACCGGCGTCATCGCAACGGTTACACCATCTACGATGCGATCGGCACGGTCACTTCGGGTGGCGATGAAGCTGTTGCGCCTGTTGGTTGGGCTTCACCTGACACGCATGATCAGAAAGCCATGTCTGAGCTTCGTGAGCTGGGCGATCGCCTCGAAGTAAACGCTCAAGCTGTGGGCTATAGCCAGCTTGCGGGCAATGCGTTGTCTGCGGTTGGGCAAGCAGAGTGGTCACCTCATTGGCAGCAGCAGTTCGTGCAGGCGGCTCGTGATGTGTTGCCTGCCGTGCTGAATGTTCAGCGGGCGGCTGATCGGTTCGTTGAATTGGCTGGCCTGCCAGTTACGGAGTACGCCCCGAGTGCATTGGAGGGTCTGTCAGTCCTTTCCCAGGCGCTGCCCGCTGCTGCGGGACAAGATTGGCGCTTCGCGCTGCGGCCTGATGCCCGCTCCATTTCTCAACGGTTGAGTGATGGCTGTGCGTGGGTTGAACAACACCGAGAACTCAACGCTAAGCTTTCGCCGCTCTGGACTTCTCGCGTAATAGCCGATGCGAAGCAAGGTATCGAGCTACTACAGCAACGTCGCATCACTTCCGTTGAGCTTAGCCCCGCTTGGCCGGAGAACATCACCGGTGTGCTTGCTCAGGCGGTGGCACAGCTTGGTCAAATAGCAGAGCTGAAGCAGCAACTCAGTGCGACCTATGACGAAATGATCGAATCGCTCGACATTGATCTGTTGTTGCGAGAGTGGAAGGAGGCTGAGGAGTCGTTCTGGCCAAAATCCTGGTTCGGAAAGCGGCGTATCGCGGGTTTGCTAGCCCCGACTCAAACCGCTGCTGGCGAGGCTGATCACGGCAGAGACTTAGCCATCTGGGCAGAAATCCGCGCCGTGCGCCGCGCTATTGATGAACTTGAACCTGGGCATGAGTGCGTTGCCGTTTGGCAAGGTTCAAAGTCTGTAGCTGCACAGCTTTCGGCGTCGATCAAGCTTCAAGAGGCCATTCGCCTTCAGCAAGCAGACTCGGACTGGATCGATGATGGATTCCAGTTGGTCGAGCAAGGCCAGCTGGGAAATGCATTGAGGGAAGAGCTCCAGCGGCTTCGCGAGTTGACTCGCCTTGATCGCGACATGGCCGACTTGTCCGACCTTGGCTCGAGCACTCAGCAGCTCTGGTGCGGTAAAGACACAAACATTGATCTCCTTACTGCAGCACTGCGCTTTCAGGTTGAGCGTCGGGATATCGACGAGCGCGGTCGCCTGGTTGATGATCACCCCGAAGTGCAAGAGGGACGCTGTGGACAGTGGCTGAAAGGTGACTTCGACCTGTTGAGGCAGCGGGCAGCGGTCGAGCGTGATCTGTCCGACTTGGCTGACCTGCGAGAGTTGGTACCTGTCTGGAGTGATTTGAAGACCAAGCTGGATGTTGCTCGTCAGGCAGTAGTATTCCAAGGCCAGATAGCAACTGCTATTGCGAAGCTTGCGTTGAACCCGGAGCAGATTGCAGCTTACAAGGCCCCCCTTCAAACGCTCTTGGGCGATGGCAACGCGCTGCTGGAGCCGGAAGGCGCGATTGCACTTGCTGGTGTAGCTCTACGTGAAAAACTTGAGGTGCTGCAGGAGCGTTCATCGCATCTGACTTCGACCGGTCACTTCACCGAGGCCGGTGCTGATGAGACCGCACACCTTTCGTTGAATGACCTCAAGAAAAATTGCGAGATCGTAGTGTCCTCCGAAGCGCGACTCAAAGCATGGTGTGCCTGGAGGAAGGTGCGCGATGAGGCCTTCGCCGTTGGCCTCGCCCCAATTGTTCAGGCTATTGAAAGCGGAGCGATTACCTCCGGAAAAGTCCGCCGCGTCTTCGAGGTGAATTACGCTCGCTGGTGGCTGAATACCACTGTAGACAACGAGGAGATCATTCGGAAGTTTGTCAGCGCAGAGCACGAACAGCGTATTCGTGATTTCCGCGCCCTGGATGACAAGTTCACCGACCTGACAAAGGATTGGCTTCGCGCTCGTCTATGTGCAGACCTACCAAGTCAGGAAAGCGTGAGCCGCTCTTCTGAGTGGGGGCTCCTGCGCCATGAAATGAGCAAGAAGACCAAGCATATCCCCTTGCGCGAGCTGATGACGCGAGCACCAGAAGCCCTCACCAAGCTGACGCCCTGCTTGCTGATGAGTCCGCTGTCGATCGCCCAGTACTTACCTCCCGCTTCGACTCCGTTCGATCTGGTCATCTTCGATGAGGCCTCTCAGATTCCGGTGTGGGATGCGATCGGTGCAATGGCAAGAGGAAAGCAGGTTGTGATGGTGGGCGACCCAAAACAGCTCCCGCCGACCTCGTTCTTTGACCGTGCCGAGTCCACGGCTGATGATGAAGATGTCGAAGCCGATCTCGAGAGCATCCTCGACGAATGCATCAGCGCGAACCTGCCGATGCGCAATCTGAACTGGCACTACCGAAGCCGTCATGAGAGCCTGATCGCCTTCTCGAACCAGCGTTATTACGGTTCAAAGCTGGTGACCTTCCCATCACCGTTCACGTCTGACAAGGCCGTAAGGTTGTGTCCAGTGGCAGGTGTTTATGACAAGGGCGGTTCACGTACCAACCTGATTGAGGCTAGAGCCCTGGTCGCTGACCTCGTCGCTCGCCTTCAGTCGCCGGCTTTCCGTGAAAGTCGTCGCACCGTGGGTGTCGTCACCTTTAATGGTGAACAGCAGAAACTGATCATGGATATGCTGGATGAGGCGTGCCGCAAAGATCCGTCGCTCGACTCCTATTTCGCTGAGTCCGAGCTTGAGCCGGTATTCGTGAAGAACTTAGAAAGTGTTCAGGGCGATGAGCGCGACATCATCTATTTCTCGACCACTTACGGGAAGGACGCCGCGGGCGTGATGTCGATGAACTTCGGCCCAATGAACCGTCCTGGTGGCGAGCGTCGACTCAACGTTGCGATTACGCGAGCTCGCCAGGAACTGGTGCTGTTCTCGACCCTGCGGCCAGAGTACATTGACCTTGCCCGCACGCAAGCCGTTGGGGTACGTGATCTGAAGCACTTCCTTGAGTTTGCTGAGCGTGGACCGCGGGCCTTGGCGGAAGCTAACTTCGGCAGCGTGGGCGGATTCGACAGCCCGTTCGAAGAGGCGGTCGCAGCTGCCTTGGCCAAGAAGGGTTGGCAGATCCATACCCAGATTGGTGTCTCGTCGTTCCGAGTTGATTTGGGTGTTGTTCATCCCGATGCATCTGGTCGGTTCCTGGCCGGCGTGGAGTGCGACGGGGCTACCTATCACCGCAGTGCAACTGCGCGTGACCGCGACAAGCTGCGTGAGTTTGTCCTGCGTGGACTCGGCTGGGAGATCGTCAGGATCTGGTCGACTGACTGGTGGGTTGATGCCGTAGGGACTGCGGAAAGGGTTCATCAGCAGCTGATAGAGCTGCTCGCTGAGTCGAGAGCCAAGCAAGCCGTTATCGATGCTGCGCATGAGGCGGAGCGCCTGAAAGCCGATGCTGTGATGGCTGAAGTCATTGAGGTGGTTGAACAGTTTTCTGCTATAGCGTCTCCATCTGTTGTAGAAGCCAACGATCCGTCTGGCGCATTGCCTGAGTTGAAGTACGCTAGAGCAGCCACGGCTCAAACAGTAGAAGAGGCCGTGACTCCTTACGTGCTCGTGGAGCACTTGGTCTACAAGGAAGCAGACCCTGCCAAGGCTGTGGAAGTGGTTGATGCAGACCGATTCTTCGACGCAAGTTACACGGATACGTTGGAGCTCATGATTGCCTACGTGGTGGCAGAAGAAGGGCCCGTGCTCGACACAGCGCTTGCACGGCGTATCGCGCGTGCCCATGGCTGGATCAGAACCGGCTCACGCATTCGCGATCGGGTGGATCAAATAGCGCGTGCACGATTCCGTTCTCATGAAGAGGAACAGATAGGAACGTTCTACTGGCCTGCCCATCTTGCCTCTGATGCGGAGGTTATCTTCCGCAGACCTTCTGATGATGACGCTACTCGCACAGTAACTGAAATATGCTTGCCTGAGCTTGCTGCGTTAGGTAACGAGATGCTTGAACGAGGTCATGTTGGTGAGGGGCTGATCTATGCGGTTGCGAAGGAGGCGGGGGTCAACAAGCTTGCCCATGCTGGTCGTCAACGCATTGAGAAAGCGTTAGGGCGAATCGTCGAATAG